From Cognatishimia activa, one genomic window encodes:
- a CDS encoding zinc-ribbon domain-containing protein, with translation MRLTCPNCDAQYEVPDDVIPQDGRDVQCSNCGNTWFQAHPDHAVEVVDDPEAPEPDAEWTPEVTEDEPLQEVVADSSDDIDETESSGPVTMSSDAPDEVLAAAVKAAIRRAKPTQDVEDPDDEPQEEPSSVAAEHEEHSFEDDLDASLNELEDVADETEEAEEDAEDSVYFDASEDEDESTEEVSSEEPKRRTIDPTVANILQEEAALEAERRAEDSSLESQPDLGLEESQDDAAKRARQARERMARMRGLPADSIDKPVEPIPANSRRDLLPDIEEINSTLRATEDRAPDEQPDGRPTANQRRAGGNRIGFAMALLLIGLFAYVYNRPEVVSATIPGSENVVAGFVNFVDNARIWLDSQMTKLMLWLDSLSSE, from the coding sequence ATGCGGTTAACTTGTCCAAATTGCGATGCGCAATACGAAGTGCCTGACGACGTGATTCCTCAAGATGGTCGAGATGTTCAATGCTCCAACTGCGGAAATACATGGTTCCAAGCGCACCCTGATCATGCGGTCGAGGTTGTGGACGATCCCGAAGCACCAGAGCCCGATGCCGAGTGGACGCCTGAGGTTACAGAAGATGAACCGCTACAAGAAGTGGTTGCTGATAGCTCAGACGACATAGATGAGACGGAGAGTTCGGGCCCGGTAACCATGTCATCTGATGCGCCCGATGAGGTGCTTGCCGCAGCCGTAAAAGCCGCCATCCGTCGCGCTAAGCCGACACAGGATGTTGAAGATCCTGATGATGAACCGCAAGAGGAGCCCTCCTCCGTTGCGGCAGAACACGAAGAACACAGCTTCGAGGACGACCTCGATGCCAGCTTGAATGAGCTGGAAGACGTGGCAGATGAGACCGAAGAGGCAGAAGAAGACGCCGAAGACAGCGTATATTTTGATGCCTCTGAAGACGAAGACGAATCCACTGAGGAGGTCTCTTCTGAGGAACCCAAGCGCCGCACTATAGACCCTACAGTAGCCAACATTCTTCAAGAGGAAGCCGCGCTAGAAGCCGAAAGGCGTGCTGAAGACAGTTCTTTAGAAAGCCAGCCAGACCTTGGACTTGAAGAAAGCCAGGATGATGCTGCCAAACGCGCGCGACAGGCGCGTGAGCGCATGGCACGTATGCGTGGCCTGCCCGCCGATTCTATCGACAAACCCGTCGAACCTATCCCTGCAAATTCCCGCCGCGATCTTCTGCCGGACATCGAAGAAATCAATTCGACGCTGCGCGCCACCGAAGATCGCGCGCCTGATGAGCAACCAGACGGCCGCCCAACGGCCAACCAGCGTCGCGCTGGTGGCAACCGCATTGGCTTTGCCATGGCGCTCCTACTGATTGGTCTCTTTGCCTATGTCTACAACCGCCCTGAAGTTGTGAGTGCAACGATTCCAGGATCTGAAAACGTCGTGGCTGGCTTTGTCAATTTCGTAGATAACGCCCGCATTTGGCTTGATTCACAAATGACCAAGCTGATGCTCTGGTTGGATAGTCTGTCCTCTGAGTAA
- a CDS encoding TIGR02302 family protein — MAQADRAKAVLNKLSWVLSLTRLGLLSERLIRAFWPVWSLIFVVSAALMMGVQDAASVEVVWVTGVFCLAGLLFFIWRGARQISLPSREDALIRLDDTLPGRPVQTLMDQPALGQADPATAAIWKAHQARMAEKAAKARAPRPNWVISHLDPFGLRFTALLLLCIGLMFGSVSRMGSVSAMAPGASSPLIAQASWEGWITPPNYTGLPTLYLNDLPSGVLEIPQNSQVTVRLYGEIGALTLSETVSARTEVPSAADPAQAFLLRQDGELEIAGTGGRRWDVTLIPDDVPELTFVGEVETSGRGEMSLPFSATDDYEVVDGTAKVLLNVEEVNRIHGLAPEPEDLTAIDLQLPLPITGKRHDFDETLIDDFSAHPWAHLPVEVTLQVRDAADQLSVPYQVNFDLPARRFFDPIANALVELRRDLLWSRENGPRVAQLMRAISHRPDEGIFRKDKDYLRLRTILRHLERAIPEGLPEADRDEIAEELWAFAIELEEGDLDDARERMERARERLSEAMKNGATPEEIARLMQELREATQDYMRQLAQQNNQSEEFSRDQQQAQNSIQMTQNDLQRMMDRIQELMEQGRMAEAQQALEEFQRMMENMRVTQGGQGQQSAGEQALGELGETLREQQGLSDQAFRELQEQFNPNAQSGQSSENEGFSGGEGRGQSHDGTGGTGSGEGEGAEGQDGQGLEGTLADRQQALRQELQRQQQNLPGQGTPEGDAAREALGRAGEAMDGAEDALRNDDLAEAIDQQSEAMEALREGMRSLGEALAQNQQNSGQEGQAQNNQGSARDPLGRNPGQQGMPGTEQGLLQGEDVYRRARDLLDEIRRRAGESERPEIERNYLKRLLDRF, encoded by the coding sequence ATGGCACAGGCTGACCGTGCGAAAGCTGTCCTGAATAAACTGAGTTGGGTTTTGTCGCTCACGCGACTGGGCCTGTTATCTGAGCGCTTGATTCGTGCCTTCTGGCCCGTCTGGTCTCTGATATTCGTGGTTTCCGCTGCTCTGATGATGGGTGTTCAAGACGCCGCTTCAGTTGAAGTCGTTTGGGTCACTGGCGTGTTTTGCCTTGCCGGACTGTTGTTTTTTATCTGGCGTGGTGCGCGGCAGATATCACTGCCTAGTCGAGAAGATGCTCTCATCCGGTTGGACGACACGCTGCCCGGACGCCCTGTTCAGACACTGATGGATCAACCCGCATTGGGTCAGGCAGACCCAGCGACGGCGGCTATCTGGAAAGCGCACCAGGCGCGTATGGCGGAAAAGGCAGCCAAAGCGCGCGCGCCAAGGCCCAACTGGGTGATATCACACCTCGACCCCTTCGGACTGAGGTTCACGGCGCTTTTGTTGCTGTGTATTGGGCTGATGTTTGGCAGTGTGAGCCGTATGGGTAGTGTGTCAGCTATGGCACCCGGAGCGTCATCGCCACTGATCGCGCAGGCGTCATGGGAAGGGTGGATAACACCACCCAATTACACCGGACTGCCGACGCTCTATTTGAATGACCTGCCATCTGGCGTGCTTGAGATTCCGCAAAACAGTCAGGTTACCGTCCGCCTGTATGGTGAAATTGGCGCACTGACCTTGAGCGAAACCGTTTCGGCTCGGACTGAAGTGCCAAGTGCTGCCGATCCTGCGCAGGCGTTTTTGCTTCGACAAGATGGGGAACTGGAGATTGCCGGGACTGGTGGTCGTCGTTGGGATGTGACTTTGATACCTGACGACGTACCCGAACTGACCTTTGTAGGCGAGGTCGAAACTTCTGGGCGCGGGGAAATGAGCCTGCCGTTTTCAGCGACCGATGACTACGAGGTCGTCGATGGGACCGCTAAGGTCCTGTTGAACGTGGAGGAGGTTAATCGGATCCACGGTCTTGCACCGGAACCCGAAGATCTGACCGCCATTGATCTGCAATTACCCTTGCCGATTACCGGTAAACGACATGACTTTGATGAAACTCTGATAGATGATTTCTCTGCCCATCCTTGGGCGCATTTGCCAGTTGAAGTTACGTTGCAGGTTCGTGATGCAGCGGATCAGCTCAGCGTGCCATATCAGGTGAATTTCGATCTGCCAGCCCGACGCTTCTTTGACCCTATCGCGAATGCTCTGGTGGAACTGCGCCGCGATTTGCTGTGGTCTCGTGAAAACGGTCCTCGTGTTGCACAATTGATGCGTGCCATCTCTCACAGACCAGATGAAGGCATCTTTCGCAAAGACAAAGACTATCTGAGATTGCGCACTATTTTGCGTCATCTGGAGAGAGCCATCCCTGAGGGCTTACCTGAAGCGGATCGCGATGAAATCGCTGAAGAACTCTGGGCCTTTGCGATTGAGCTGGAAGAGGGCGATTTGGATGATGCGCGCGAGCGGATGGAACGCGCGCGCGAACGGTTGTCGGAAGCCATGAAGAACGGCGCGACGCCTGAGGAGATCGCGCGACTGATGCAGGAACTGCGCGAAGCCACGCAGGATTACATGCGCCAACTCGCGCAGCAGAACAATCAGAGCGAAGAGTTCTCACGTGATCAGCAACAGGCTCAGAACAGTATCCAGATGACCCAGAATGACCTGCAGCGCATGATGGATCGCATCCAAGAGCTGATGGAACAGGGCCGGATGGCAGAAGCGCAGCAGGCCTTGGAAGAATTCCAGCGCATGATGGAGAACATGCGGGTGACGCAGGGCGGACAAGGTCAGCAATCCGCCGGTGAACAAGCGCTGGGTGAGCTTGGCGAAACCCTGCGTGAGCAACAAGGATTGAGCGATCAAGCCTTCCGAGAGCTCCAAGAACAATTCAATCCTAATGCCCAATCGGGCCAGAGTTCCGAAAACGAGGGGTTCTCTGGCGGTGAAGGTCGTGGGCAATCACATGATGGCACCGGGGGCACGGGATCAGGTGAAGGCGAAGGGGCCGAAGGTCAGGACGGACAAGGCCTCGAAGGCACGCTGGCGGATCGTCAGCAGGCCCTGCGTCAGGAACTCCAGCGCCAGCAGCAAAACCTGCCCGGGCAGGGCACACCGGAAGGTGATGCCGCACGCGAGGCCTTGGGGCGCGCAGGTGAAGCGATGGATGGCGCAGAAGACGCGCTGCGCAATGATGATCTGGCTGAGGCCATCGACCAGCAATCAGAAGCGATGGAAGCCCTCAGAGAAGGCATGCGCAGCCTCGGCGAGGCCTTGGCACAGAACCAGCAGAATTCAGGTCAGGAAGGTCAGGCGCAGAACAATCAAGGTTCGGCACGTGATCCACTGGGGCGTAACCCCGGTCAGCAGGGGATGCCGGGCACGGAGCAAGGGCTATTGCAGGGTGAAGATGTGTATCGCCGTGCGCGTGACTTGCTGGACGAAATTCGCCGTCGAGCGGGCGAGAGCGAACGTCCTGAGATCGAACGCAATTATCTCAAACGTCTTCTGGATCGGTTCTGA
- the lysA gene encoding diaminopimelate decarboxylase yields the protein MDHFIYKDGALFAEDVPVAEIAAQVGTPFYCYSTATFERHFRLFDEALEGTDHLVCYAMKAASNQAILKTLAALGAGMDVVSGGEYARAKAAGVPGERIVFSGVGKTHEEIRAALTGGIRQFNVESEPEMAVINEVAVELGVKAPITVRVNPDVDAKTHAKIATGKSENKFGIPISRAREVYAHAASLPGLEVIGIDVHIGSQLTQLEPFKLAYEKVAELTETLRADGHNIKRLDLGGGLGIPYERSNEAPPLPVEYGAMVKETLGHLGCEIEIEPGRLIAGNAGIMVSKVIYVKEGEDRQFMIIDGAMNDLIRPAMYEAHHDIIPVVEAAPGEEPATYDIVGPVCESGDTFAKGRTMSEVKSDDLVAFRSAGAYGAVMSSEYNSRPLIPEVLVKGDQFAVIRRRPTFEEMINRDTIPEWL from the coding sequence ATGGATCACTTTATTTACAAAGATGGGGCCCTCTTTGCAGAGGATGTCCCTGTAGCGGAAATCGCGGCGCAGGTGGGTACGCCTTTCTATTGCTATTCCACCGCAACCTTCGAACGTCACTTCCGCCTCTTTGATGAAGCGCTGGAAGGCACCGACCATCTGGTCTGCTACGCCATGAAAGCGGCCAGCAACCAAGCCATCCTGAAAACCCTTGCCGCGCTGGGCGCGGGCATGGATGTGGTGTCGGGTGGAGAATATGCGCGTGCTAAGGCAGCAGGCGTACCAGGCGAGCGGATCGTTTTTTCGGGTGTTGGTAAAACCCATGAGGAAATCCGCGCAGCCCTGACCGGTGGCATTCGTCAGTTCAACGTTGAATCCGAGCCAGAAATGGCCGTGATCAACGAAGTGGCTGTCGAGCTTGGCGTCAAAGCCCCGATCACCGTGCGTGTGAACCCAGACGTGGACGCCAAAACCCACGCGAAAATCGCAACAGGTAAATCCGAGAACAAATTCGGCATCCCGATCAGCCGCGCACGTGAAGTTTATGCGCATGCCGCGAGTCTGCCTGGGCTCGAAGTGATTGGCATCGATGTGCACATCGGCAGTCAGCTGACGCAGCTAGAGCCGTTCAAATTGGCTTACGAAAAAGTTGCCGAACTGACCGAGACCCTACGGGCGGATGGGCACAACATCAAACGCCTCGATCTGGGTGGCGGTTTAGGCATTCCTTATGAGCGCTCTAACGAAGCGCCGCCGCTGCCGGTGGAATATGGCGCGATGGTCAAAGAAACCCTTGGTCATCTGGGGTGTGAGATTGAGATCGAACCGGGCCGCCTGATTGCAGGCAACGCTGGGATCATGGTCAGCAAAGTGATCTATGTGAAAGAAGGCGAAGACCGCCAGTTCATGATCATCGATGGCGCAATGAACGATCTGATCCGCCCGGCGATGTATGAAGCACATCACGACATCATCCCGGTTGTCGAAGCCGCACCGGGTGAGGAACCGGCGACTTACGATATCGTGGGGCCCGTCTGCGAAAGTGGTGACACTTTCGCCAAAGGTCGCACCATGTCCGAAGTCAAATCCGACGATCTGGTGGCCTTCCGCTCTGCCGGGGCCTATGGCGCTGTGATGTCCAGCGAATACAATTCACGGCCTCTCATTCCTGAGGTTCTGGTGAAGGGCGATCAATTTGCGGTTATCCGCCGACGTCCGACCTTTGAAGAAATGATAAATCGCGATACCATTCCTGAGTGGCTCTGA
- a CDS encoding DUF2834 domain-containing protein has protein sequence MQRGPGIRWVFLLLTIWGAIHPMAYFLSWFSENGFNLAGMIEAWHVNDASSGLVWDLTISAIALAIWVIFETLKHRQWHWLIAIPATFCIGVSCGLPLFLFFWLAAPNKNSSPLQT, from the coding sequence ATGCAAAGAGGACCTGGCATACGCTGGGTCTTTTTGCTTTTGACCATCTGGGGAGCGATCCATCCCATGGCCTACTTCCTCTCATGGTTTTCCGAAAACGGCTTTAACTTGGCTGGAATGATCGAGGCTTGGCATGTGAATGATGCCAGCAGCGGACTTGTCTGGGACCTCACGATCTCGGCCATCGCCTTGGCAATCTGGGTGATTTTCGAAACACTGAAACATCGGCAGTGGCACTGGTTGATCGCCATTCCAGCCACTTTTTGCATTGGCGTTAGCTGCGGATTGCCGCTCTTTCTTTTCTTTTGGTTGGCCGCCCCAAACAAAAATTCATCACCCTTGCAGACCTGA
- the argH gene encoding argininosuccinate lyase — translation MTDKSSNQMWGGRFAAGPDAIMEAINASIGFDQRMAAQDIAGSRAHAAMLAKAGIITDKDAEAIREGLLTVLSEIENGQFNFSAALEDIHMNVEARLKEIIGEPAGRLHTGRSRNDQVATDFKLWVRDQMDAAISGIEALMRALLTQAEAGADWVMPGFTHLQTAQPVTWGHHMMAYVEMLARDRSRFMDARKRMNESPLGAAALAGTSFPIDREMTAEALGFDRPAANSLDAVSDRDFALDFLSAASICAIHLSRLSEELVVWSSAQFRFVTLSDRFSTGSSIMPQKKNPDAAELIRAKIGRIFGANTALTIVMKGLPLAYSKDMQEDKEQTFDAADNLMLALAAMEGMVKDMSANTESLEAAAGSGFSTATDLADWLVRALNMPFRDAHHVTGTLVAMAESRGCDLPDLTLEDMKSVHEHITEDVFGVLGVHNSVASRTSYGGTAPSQVRAQVARWKDLLG, via the coding sequence ATGACAGACAAATCCTCAAACCAGATGTGGGGTGGCCGCTTCGCCGCCGGTCCAGACGCGATCATGGAAGCAATCAATGCTTCGATCGGTTTCGATCAGCGGATGGCGGCGCAGGATATTGCTGGCTCGCGGGCCCACGCAGCCATGTTGGCCAAGGCAGGCATCATTACGGATAAGGATGCCGAGGCGATTAGGGAAGGGCTGCTCACGGTCTTGTCAGAGATCGAGAACGGTCAATTTAACTTCTCCGCTGCACTGGAAGACATTCACATGAATGTCGAAGCGCGTCTGAAAGAAATCATCGGAGAGCCTGCAGGGCGTTTGCACACAGGGCGTTCGCGTAATGATCAGGTTGCGACGGACTTCAAACTCTGGGTGCGGGATCAGATGGATGCGGCGATTTCTGGCATCGAAGCGCTGATGCGCGCCTTGTTGACGCAGGCCGAAGCCGGGGCCGACTGGGTGATGCCGGGCTTTACACATTTGCAGACAGCGCAGCCTGTCACATGGGGTCACCACATGATGGCCTATGTGGAAATGCTGGCGCGCGACCGCAGCCGCTTCATGGACGCGCGTAAACGGATGAACGAATCCCCATTGGGTGCTGCAGCGCTGGCGGGGACCTCTTTCCCAATTGATCGCGAAATGACTGCAGAAGCGCTGGGATTTGATCGTCCAGCGGCGAACTCTTTGGATGCGGTATCTGATCGCGACTTTGCTTTGGACTTCCTGTCCGCAGCCTCGATCTGCGCCATCCACCTGAGCCGTCTGTCTGAAGAGTTGGTCGTCTGGTCTTCTGCGCAGTTCCGTTTCGTGACCTTGTCTGATCGTTTCTCAACCGGCAGCTCGATCATGCCGCAGAAGAAGAACCCAGATGCGGCAGAGCTGATCCGCGCGAAAATCGGTCGGATTTTTGGGGCCAACACAGCGCTGACCATCGTGATGAAAGGTCTTCCGCTGGCCTATTCCAAGGACATGCAGGAAGACAAAGAGCAGACCTTTGACGCAGCCGATAACCTGATGCTGGCGCTCGCGGCAATGGAAGGCATGGTCAAAGACATGTCTGCTAACACTGAAAGCCTTGAAGCAGCGGCGGGCAGTGGGTTCTCAACTGCGACCGATCTGGCGGACTGGCTGGTGCGCGCGCTGAACATGCCGTTCCGCGATGCCCACCACGTGACTGGTACATTGGTTGCGATGGCGGAATCTCGCGGCTGTGATTTGCCGGATCTTACGCTCGAGGATATGAAATCCGTACACGAGCACATCACCGAGGATGTGTTTGGCGTTCTGGGCGTGCATAACTCCGTGGCCTCACGCACCTCTTATGGCGGCACCGCGCCGAGCCAAGTGCGCGCGCAGGTCGCGCGTTGGAAGGATCTTTTGGGATGA
- a CDS encoding TlpA family protein disulfide reductase — translation MRRIGLSVLYMALALSANVASADIETATALREGDMKKLVFHPEAMEISDAAFIHENGGEGTLQDYEGKYVLLNFWATWCAPCRHEMPMLSELQTELGGDAFEVVTLATGRNLPPAMAKFLDEIGVENLPQHRDPKQAVAREMKVFGLPTTMIIDPDGNEIARLRGDADWSSDSAKAVLQALIGSGEG, via the coding sequence ATGCGTCGAATTGGTTTGAGCGTGCTTTATATGGCCTTGGCGCTTAGCGCAAATGTTGCGTCTGCTGATATTGAAACCGCCACCGCCCTACGCGAAGGCGATATGAAGAAACTTGTCTTCCACCCAGAGGCGATGGAAATATCTGATGCCGCCTTCATTCATGAAAACGGTGGTGAAGGTACGCTTCAGGATTACGAAGGCAAATATGTTCTTCTGAACTTCTGGGCCACATGGTGCGCGCCTTGCCGCCACGAGATGCCAATGCTCTCTGAGCTGCAAACGGAGCTGGGCGGCGACGCTTTCGAAGTGGTTACATTGGCCACGGGCCGGAACCTTCCCCCTGCGATGGCAAAGTTCCTTGACGAGATCGGCGTAGAAAACCTGCCCCAACACCGGGACCCAAAACAGGCAGTGGCGCGCGAAATGAAGGTCTTTGGTCTGCCAACAACAATGATCATCGATCCAGACGGCAATGAAATTGCCCGTCTCAGAGGGGATGCTGATTGGTCGAGCGACAGCGCGAAGGCCGTCCTACAGGCGCTCATTGGGAGTGGTGAAGGCTAA
- a CDS encoding EAL domain-containing protein — protein MGELQDNAPEDIPETKKRVETNNPLDWAIDSRDQSVMKMVDEAIQHKEVMLAYQPIVHAAEPTKALLYEGLIRVLDETGRVIPAREFIDHVEDTDTGRRLDCLSLELGLEALTQNPDISLSINMSARSIGYGEWNRILKSALRLRPDLGQRLILEVSEPSAMQVPELVMDFMDEYQAQGIGFALDDYASKLTSFRYFKDFFFNYVKLDGYFTQNISTDRENQVIAEAIAHIARQFDIFTIATRVASMDDAKTLARLGFDCLQGYYFGAPTVNPPWSKQDNSKEAA, from the coding sequence ATGGGCGAGCTGCAAGACAATGCACCGGAAGACATTCCGGAAACTAAAAAGCGTGTTGAGACAAACAATCCACTGGATTGGGCAATCGACTCACGGGATCAATCCGTTATGAAAATGGTGGATGAGGCGATCCAGCATAAAGAAGTCATGCTGGCTTATCAGCCGATCGTACATGCCGCAGAACCAACCAAGGCCTTACTCTACGAGGGGCTGATCCGGGTTCTCGATGAGACGGGCCGGGTGATTCCCGCGCGCGAATTCATCGATCACGTGGAAGACACGGACACGGGCCGTCGGTTGGATTGTTTGTCGTTGGAACTGGGGTTGGAGGCGCTCACCCAGAATCCCGATATCTCCCTTTCGATCAATATGTCGGCGCGGTCTATTGGATACGGAGAATGGAATCGCATTCTGAAAAGCGCCTTAAGGCTGCGCCCTGATCTAGGGCAACGTCTGATTCTGGAAGTGTCTGAACCATCCGCAATGCAAGTTCCGGAACTTGTTATGGATTTCATGGATGAATACCAAGCTCAAGGCATTGGATTTGCATTGGATGACTATGCGTCCAAGCTGACATCTTTCAGGTATTTCAAAGACTTCTTTTTCAACTATGTAAAATTGGATGGGTATTTCACCCAAAACATCAGCACAGACCGCGAAAATCAGGTCATAGCCGAGGCAATCGCCCATATTGCGCGGCAATTCGACATCTTCACAATTGCGACACGTGTCGCGAGTATGGATGATGCAAAGACCCTTGCAAGGCTGGGGTTCGACTGTTTGCAGGGCTATTATTTTGGCGCTCCTACGGTCAATCCGCCGTGGAGCAAGCAGGATAATTCCAAAGAAGCGGCCTAA
- a CDS encoding acetyl-CoA C-acetyltransferase — translation MTNVVIASAARTAVGSFGGSFANTPAHDLGAAVLEALVERAGIDKSEVSETILGQVLTAGQGQNPARQAHINAGLPQESAAWGINQVCGSGLRAVALAAQHIQLGDASIVAAGGQENMTLSPHVAHLRAGQKMGDMKYIDSMIRDGLWDAFNGYHMGQTAENVAAKWQISREMQDEFALASQNKAEAAQKAGKFDDEVIPFTVKTRKGDIIVDKDEYIRHGATIENMQKLRPAFMREGGTVTAGNASGLNDGAAGTLLMSADEAEKRGIEPLARIASYATAGLDPSVMGVGPIYASRKALDKAGWSVSDLDLVEANEAFAAQACAVNKDMGWDPSIVNVNGGAIAIGHPIGASGCRVLNTLLFEMKRRDAKKGLATLCIGGGMGVALCVERP, via the coding sequence ATGACTAACGTAGTAATCGCCTCCGCAGCACGTACCGCTGTGGGCAGCTTTGGCGGCTCTTTTGCCAACACCCCTGCACATGACTTGGGTGCAGCAGTTTTGGAAGCGCTGGTAGAACGCGCGGGCATCGATAAATCCGAAGTGTCCGAGACCATCCTGGGTCAGGTTCTGACAGCAGGCCAAGGCCAAAACCCTGCACGTCAGGCACACATCAATGCTGGTCTGCCGCAAGAAAGCGCAGCCTGGGGCATCAACCAAGTATGTGGCTCTGGCCTGCGCGCCGTTGCTTTGGCAGCACAGCACATCCAGCTGGGTGACGCCTCCATCGTCGCCGCAGGTGGCCAGGAAAACATGACACTTTCCCCACATGTGGCGCACCTGCGTGCTGGCCAGAAAATGGGCGACATGAAATACATCGATTCCATGATCCGTGACGGTTTGTGGGATGCGTTCAACGGCTACCACATGGGTCAGACTGCAGAAAACGTTGCCGCAAAATGGCAGATCTCTCGTGAAATGCAGGACGAATTCGCTCTGGCCTCCCAGAACAAAGCGGAAGCCGCTCAGAAAGCAGGCAAATTTGACGACGAGGTGATCCCATTCACCGTTAAAACGCGCAAAGGTGACATCATTGTCGACAAAGACGAATACATCCGTCACGGCGCTACCATCGAAAATATGCAGAAACTGCGTCCAGCCTTCATGCGCGAAGGCGGTACGGTGACTGCAGGCAACGCATCTGGTCTGAACGACGGCGCAGCAGGTACCTTGCTGATGTCAGCTGATGAAGCAGAAAAGCGCGGCATCGAACCGCTGGCGCGTATCGCATCATATGCTACGGCTGGTCTGGACCCATCTGTCATGGGTGTGGGCCCAATCTACGCCTCCCGCAAAGCGCTGGATAAAGCAGGCTGGTCTGTATCCGATCTGGATCTGGTTGAAGCCAACGAAGCCTTCGCTGCACAGGCATGTGCTGTGAACAAAGACATGGGCTGGGATCCTTCCATCGTGAACGTCAACGGCGGTGCCATTGCGATCGGTCACCCAATCGGCGCATCCGGCTGCCGCGTTCTGAACACTCTGCTGTTCGAAATGAAGCGCCGCGACGCCAAGAAAGGCCTCGCGACCCTCTGCATCGGCGGCGGCATGGGCGTGGCGCTCTGCGTTGAGCGTCCATAA
- the phbB gene encoding acetoacetyl-CoA reductase: MAKVALVTGGSRGIGEAISKALKAEGYEVAATYAGNDEKAAAFTEATGIKTYKWNVADYDASKAGIAQVEADLGPIDVVVANAGITRDAPFHKMTPEAWKEVVDTNLTGVFNTVHPIWPGMRERKFGRVIVISSINGQKGQFGQVNYAATKAGDLGIVKSLAQEGARAGITANAICPGYIGTEMVRAIPEEVLNTKIIPQIPAGRLGEPEEIARCVTFLASDDSGFINGSTISANGAQFFV; this comes from the coding sequence ATGGCAAAAGTAGCTCTCGTCACCGGCGGTTCCCGCGGCATCGGTGAAGCCATTTCCAAAGCACTCAAGGCCGAAGGCTACGAAGTTGCAGCGACCTATGCAGGCAACGACGAAAAAGCGGCAGCATTCACTGAAGCGACCGGCATCAAGACCTACAAATGGAACGTTGCCGACTATGATGCTTCCAAAGCGGGTATCGCGCAGGTCGAAGCAGACCTTGGCCCCATTGATGTTGTTGTTGCGAATGCAGGCATCACCCGTGACGCGCCTTTCCACAAGATGACCCCAGAGGCATGGAAAGAAGTTGTCGACACCAACCTGACCGGCGTGTTCAACACGGTACATCCAATTTGGCCAGGCATGCGCGAGCGTAAGTTCGGCCGCGTAATCGTGATCTCTTCGATCAACGGTCAGAAAGGTCAGTTCGGTCAGGTGAACTACGCCGCAACCAAAGCAGGCGATCTGGGCATCGTGAAATCTCTGGCGCAGGAAGGCGCACGTGCAGGTATCACAGCAAACGCGATCTGCCCGGGCTACATCGGGACCGAAATGGTTCGCGCGATCCCAGAAGAAGTTCTGAACACCAAGATCATCCCGCAGATCCCAGCAGGCCGTCTGGGTGAGCCAGAAGAAATCGCACGCTGCGTGACTTTCCTGGCATCCGATGATTCCGGCTTTATCAACGGTTCCACCATCTCCGCGAATGGTGCTCAGTTCTTCGTATAA